The proteins below come from a single Deinococcus multiflagellatus genomic window:
- a CDS encoding M41 family metallopeptidase — translation MTARHSWARYGPLRTGLWHALVLVLPVQVAWLLSDAAAPPAALPAQQLLQALHTWAPLFVGLLVLKVGLDVGLRGRPLLQTLPGLRTFLAGYFLLIFAVKMVADPLLAGFDRDPQAAALVVGALLLLGGLARMAVSRQDALPLDRPWTEHRLSATPGSTQEQQVWAVRAAARVLVTAGWTTSWKRSLTLTMGGRSGVAVHLQRNPGPVTRAELEQRMLQTLAGQAAETVVFGTTLHGAAADMAAHTRLATHFFAASPDVPGLLHGAQTPEALAFNADVIRALRRAQLQVLERFFVQHRAVLDDLAHAAQQGDLDTTALQPYLDRISSPLEMAPEGGMVAGGPATAP, via the coding sequence ATGACAGCGCGCCATTCCTGGGCCCGCTACGGGCCTCTCCGGACTGGACTGTGGCACGCCCTCGTTCTGGTGCTGCCGGTGCAGGTCGCGTGGCTGCTCAGCGACGCCGCCGCCCCACCAGCCGCCCTCCCCGCTCAGCAGCTGCTCCAGGCGCTTCACACGTGGGCCCCGCTGTTCGTGGGCCTGCTCGTCTTAAAGGTGGGGCTCGACGTGGGCCTGCGCGGCCGTCCCCTGCTCCAGACGTTGCCTGGGCTGCGCACCTTTCTGGCCGGTTATTTCCTGCTGATCTTCGCGGTCAAAATGGTGGCCGACCCCCTGCTTGCAGGCTTTGACCGCGACCCCCAGGCGGCGGCTCTCGTTGTCGGGGCGCTCCTGCTCCTGGGGGGCCTGGCGCGCATGGCGGTGTCCCGGCAAGACGCGCTGCCCCTCGACCGGCCATGGACGGAGCACCGCCTGTCCGCTACACCCGGCTCGACTCAGGAGCAGCAGGTGTGGGCGGTCCGCGCTGCCGCGCGCGTGTTGGTGACGGCGGGGTGGACGACCAGCTGGAAGCGCAGCCTGACCCTGACGATGGGTGGCCGGTCTGGGGTGGCGGTCCATCTGCAGCGGAACCCTGGTCCGGTGACCCGGGCGGAGCTGGAGCAGCGGATGCTGCAGACCCTGGCCGGACAGGCTGCAGAAACCGTGGTGTTTGGAACGACGCTGCACGGCGCCGCTGCCGATATGGCGGCTCACACCCGGCTGGCCACCCACTTCTTTGCCGCGTCACCGGACGTTCCAGGGCTCCTGCACGGCGCCCAGACCCCCGAAGCCCTGGCGTTCAACGCCGACGTCATCCGGGCGTTGCGCCGCGCGCAGCTCCAGGTGCTTGAGCGGTTTTTCGTGCAGCACCGGGCCGTGCTCGACGACCTGGCTCACGCGGCTCAACAGGGGGACCTGGACACCACGGCCCTCCAGCCATATCTGGACCGAATCAGCTCGCCCCTGGAGATGGCGCCCGAAGGCGGGATGGTGGCCGGTGGCCCGGCCACCGCCCCCTGA
- a CDS encoding AlbA family DNA-binding domain-containing protein yields the protein MTLGTEGTLDLQALLAEALASGREAPHYDFKEQAPENVKLLRHLVALSNLPRETPGGRAYLFIGVNNNREVVGLRADEPKKIPTADKREVHLNNLLRENVDARLSIRVHELKQDDKTLHIVEMPCLGWPWRQLHRDQEHQFGFWVRHGTSTVRPTTAELAAQWAQTERALQDHVVALESALVEQRQVAQTAVQSPHGSALQPQTSIQAVHLGFATPERTLLRLVRRDISQYLQAHSAAVDRWAGLPHFQLDRLTTQLAYEVHPKVQAQVQAAMEGQEAVVRPLVELVAVIMHDADPTDRVQVAVMEIAQAVAFTAFTVRGLTGPTYAALRAYPGYLLCFGACAAAMPMPDLTVLGLLLKHRQRVTYPTGRPGHWDLIESVGLRPHLDALTLTFDRRHPVVATAERARKLFHQADWLGASLPATIKSRLTRHAEVLLLLAYAMQARGRVSQVPYVDGAWTQYPAAQETLQEALYMIRDTWPTMQSGPLEGVVSAFDEFAQIAPWPYPVSALKAYQSLPAPYSP from the coding sequence ATGACCCTGGGCACCGAAGGCACCCTTGATCTCCAGGCCCTGCTCGCTGAGGCGCTGGCCTCCGGCCGGGAGGCCCCGCACTACGATTTCAAGGAACAGGCCCCCGAGAACGTCAAGCTCCTGCGCCACCTGGTGGCCCTGAGCAACTTGCCCCGGGAGACCCCGGGCGGCCGCGCTTACCTGTTCATTGGCGTCAACAACAACCGTGAAGTCGTTGGGCTCCGCGCCGACGAGCCCAAAAAGATCCCCACCGCCGACAAGCGGGAAGTGCACCTCAACAATCTGCTCCGCGAGAATGTCGATGCCCGGCTGTCCATCCGGGTGCACGAACTGAAGCAGGACGACAAGACGCTGCACATCGTCGAAATGCCCTGCCTGGGCTGGCCCTGGCGGCAACTCCACCGGGATCAGGAGCACCAGTTTGGCTTCTGGGTCCGGCACGGCACCTCGACAGTCCGGCCGACCACCGCCGAACTTGCTGCCCAGTGGGCGCAAACGGAACGGGCCCTTCAAGATCATGTGGTGGCCTTGGAGTCAGCCTTGGTGGAGCAGCGTCAGGTCGCGCAAACGGCGGTGCAGTCCCCTCACGGCTCGGCACTGCAGCCGCAGACGTCCATTCAGGCGGTTCACCTGGGGTTCGCCACCCCGGAGCGCACGCTGCTGCGGCTGGTGCGCCGCGACATCAGCCAGTACCTTCAGGCCCACTCGGCCGCCGTGGACCGCTGGGCGGGCCTGCCGCACTTTCAGCTGGACCGGCTGACCACCCAGCTGGCGTATGAGGTGCATCCCAAGGTTCAGGCGCAGGTCCAGGCGGCCATGGAAGGGCAGGAGGCGGTGGTCCGTCCCCTGGTGGAACTGGTGGCGGTCATCATGCACGACGCAGACCCCACCGACCGGGTGCAGGTGGCGGTCATGGAGATTGCGCAGGCGGTGGCGTTCACGGCGTTCACCGTTCGTGGGCTCACGGGTCCGACATACGCCGCCCTGCGCGCCTATCCCGGCTACCTGCTGTGCTTTGGCGCCTGCGCCGCGGCCATGCCCATGCCAGACCTGACCGTCCTGGGACTGCTCCTGAAGCATCGTCAGCGCGTGACGTACCCGACCGGTCGCCCAGGACACTGGGACCTGATCGAGAGTGTTGGCCTGCGCCCACACCTGGACGCGCTGACCCTGACCTTCGACCGGCGCCACCCTGTGGTGGCCACAGCCGAACGGGCCCGCAAGCTATTTCACCAGGCGGACTGGCTGGGGGCCTCCCTGCCCGCCACGATCAAGTCCAGATTGACGCGGCACGCGGAGGTCCTGCTGCTGCTGGCGTATGCGATGCAGGCGCGCGGGCGCGTGTCGCAGGTTCCCTACGTGGATGGCGCGTGGACCCAGTATCCAGCAGCGCAAGAAACGCTGCAGGAGGCGCTGTACATGATTCGTGACACCTGGCCGACGATGCAATCAGGGCCCCTGGAGGGGGTGGTCTCTGCATTTGACGAGTTTGCTCAAATCGCACCCTGGCCGTATCCAGTGTCAGCGCTCAAGGCGTATCAAAGCCTTCCGGCGCCCTACTCGCCCTAG